From the Pseudodesulfovibrio indicus genome, the window ACAACGGCGGCGGCCGGGCCGAAAAGCTCCTGGGCGACCGCCCCCTCTACCTCGGCCCGGACGGCGAGATGCTCGCCCTGGCCGGGCGCGGCCTGCCCGGCGCGGAACGGGTCAGGCTCGTGGTCTACGATTTCGACGGGGTCATGACCGACAACCGGGTCATCACCGACCAGGCAGGGAACGAATCCGTGCGCGCCAATCGCAGCGACGGGCTGGGCGTGAACCTGATCCGCGACCTCGGCATCGAACAGGTCATCCTCTCCACCGAGGTCAATCCCGTGGTCAAGGCCCGGGCCGACAAGATCGGCCTCGAAGCCGTCCACGGCATCCGCGACAAGGGGTCCGCCCTGCTCAACCTCGCCGAAAAACACCACATCTCCCTGAGCGAGGTGCTGTTCATCGGCAACGACGTCAACGACGCCGACGCCATGGGCTATGCGGGCTTCAAGGTGGCCCCCGCCGACGCCCACCCCGCCATCCTCGCCCTGGCCGACTACGTCACCACCGCCCCCGGCGGCCACGGCGTGGTCCGCGAACTCGCAGACGTCCTTACCGCCGCCAGGGGGCGGGCTACTTAGGAGGCGGCTTTCACACCCCGCCCTCCTGTCCGAAGGCCCTCCCCTGGAACGTTGTTGAGGCGCAGCCTCAAACAGTGGCTCCCGCTTACCCCGACGTCTCACCCCAAGGCCCTCTTCTCTTCTGCACTCCTGCACTCCTTCCTCCCCCATACCCCCCCAAAAAGCGCCTGCGGGCCGCAGCCCGCCCCCACCCCCTCATCATTCTCTGGACTTTTTCAAAACGATCGGTCTATGTGAAAAAATGAACGAAGGGGGCGCAGGATCACTGCAGGAGCCGGACATGTCTGAATCATCATACGAAAACATCTGCATCTTCCACATCCTCGACGGATTGCGGGAGGGCCTCTCCCATTTCTCCCCGCCGAGCCGCGCGGCCGTGGTCTACGCCGTGCGCCCGGACTCGCCCCCGCGTATCTGCGACCCCCAGGGCCTCCTCGAAGGCCACGAGCCCAAGCTCCGGGACTACTATCTCTATTCCAGCCGCTGGCGCGGCAAGAAGCTCCCCACCGACGGAATGCGGGTCATCCCGCAGGACGAGGCCGGGCTGGACCTGTCGGGCCTGATCACCCTGGGCGCGCGCTCTCCCGCCGTGGCCTACCAGATGTGGTTCACGGAGGAGCACCCGGACATGTGCTCCCTCGGCCCCACCCGCTGCTGGCTGGAGTACGCCGCCGAGATGCTCTCCCAGGGGTTCGCCTCGGGCAGTGTCCAGGGGCTGGACACCGCCGGTTTCCTGCTCCAGCACTGCGCCATCCACGCGGTCCGCGACTTCATCGTGGACGAGCGTTCGCGGCTGGGTTGGCTGGACACCCACATCCGGGTCTATCCCTTCCTGGACGCGATCATCGGGGTCTCCTCGACCAAGGAGGAAGGGGCCTGGCCGCGCGGGCGCATCGTGGTGGTCGAGCCGAGCCAGCTGGGGGAGGTCCGGTTCGTCTGCCGGTTCCCGCAGAACGAGCAGCCGCAGCTGGTGAACATCAAGCACGTGCGCAAGCTCTTGCAGGCCGTGGAGGACTCGGGCCGGGTGCTGGTCTCGGACGGGACCTCGGTGCACGGCATCGCCGTGGGCCCCATGCCCGGGGCGTACCTGGCCGCCCAGTTCTCCGGCAC encodes:
- a CDS encoding HAD hydrolase family protein; translation: MAAFPPVTLLVRNIEKSAAFYAKALGFELAWNGLLMGPYGQSLRLAEAREATSGGCVVVTLEVVDVDRAVNGILDNGGGRAEKLLGDRPLYLGPDGEMLALAGRGLPGAERVRLVVYDFDGVMTDNRVITDQAGNESVRANRSDGLGVNLIRDLGIEQVILSTEVNPVVKARADKIGLEAVHGIRDKGSALLNLAEKHHISLSEVLFIGNDVNDADAMGYAGFKVAPADAHPAILALADYVTTAPGGHGVVRELADVLTAARGRAT
- a CDS encoding DNA integrity scanning protein DisA nucleotide-binding domain protein yields the protein MSESSYENICIFHILDGLREGLSHFSPPSRAAVVYAVRPDSPPRICDPQGLLEGHEPKLRDYYLYSSRWRGKKLPTDGMRVIPQDEAGLDLSGLITLGARSPAVAYQMWFTEEHPDMCSLGPTRCWLEYAAEMLSQGFASGSVQGLDTAGFLLQHCAIHAVRDFIVDERSRLGWLDTHIRVYPFLDAIIGVSSTKEEGAWPRGRIVVVEPSQLGEVRFVCRFPQNEQPQLVNIKHVRKLLQAVEDSGRVLVSDGTSVHGIAVGPMPGAYLAAQFSGTHGFLWIREDMVCSFSNGRFHSGNLLANLVQFEEQLLETDMTMQKQNDLFKIVTKIVNRVRDRKHGCTLVVDMGRESLEMSGQHFVEPPDLRDSSQLKLACSLAKLDGALHIGRDLRLHGFGCLMDGRSVPGENRARGARFNSALRFTAEHDDLVVVVVSADRPVSIIKNGVELTALCHFQQICGLRRPPLLAEWLMN